The genomic DNA CTGCTGGGTCCGTTCCGGGGCATCGGTGCGGCTGGCCGGTACCGTGCTGGTGGCTGTCGCTGCGACGACGACATTCGTGTTCCCGTTCGTGGCATGGGATCCCGATGCTTTCACCGAGCGGGCGCACGTCTGGGCCGAGAGTCTCAAGATCTGGCACGAGTCGGTGCTGGTGGGCATGGGCATCAACTGGTTTCTCGAGGACGCGCAGCAGTACGCGAACATCGCCAAGTGGGCCTATGTCGGCACCGGGCACAACATGGTGGTCGACACGCTGGTGAAGTCCGGCCTCCTGGGCCTCGCCGCGCTGGTGCCGCTGCTCGTCGGGGCGGTGCTGGCCACCCGAGCGTTGAAGATCACCGCCGCGCAGATCGCCTGCTTCGGTTTTCTGGCGGCGTTTTTCGTGGCGGCCACCACTGAGGCGGTCTGGGCGTTGTTGCCCAACCTGCAGCTCTTCCCGATCAGCGGCATGATCTTCGCCGTCCTCATCCTGAGCAGACGTGACGACCCGGTCGACCAAGGACTGCCATGACCTCCGCGCCCACTGTCAGCGTCGTCATCCCCACCATCGGGCGCACCAGTCTGCGCGCGGCGGTGGAATCTGCTCTCCAGCAGACGGTTCCGCCGGTCGAGGTGATCGTGGTGCTCGACGCGGACTGCGAGCCCGACCTGCCCGCCGATCCGGCTGTGCGGGTGGTGAAGACACCGGGGCGGGTGGGGCCCAGCCTTGCCAAACACCACGGAATCGGTGCGGCCACCGGAGATGTCATCGCATTACTCGATGACGACGACGTGTGGCGGGCGGACAAACTCGCGATTCAACTGGCGGCTGCGCCTGCCGGCGAGCACTGGGTGGTGGCATCCCGCTTCCGGGTACACATCGACGGCCGCGATCCCGTTGTCGGTCCGCGCACCCCGATCACCCGCACCGAGCCGGTGGCACCGTACCTGTTCGAGCTGCGTCAGACGCAGGGCTTCAACATGGTCCAGACCTCCACACTGGTGTTCCCGCGGGCGTTGTCCACGGCGGTGCCGATGTCGGTGGCGGCGGGATCCATCCACGACGATCCCAAGTGGCTGA from Mycolicibacterium tokaiense includes the following:
- a CDS encoding glycosyltransferase family 2 protein codes for the protein MTSAPTVSVVIPTIGRTSLRAAVESALQQTVPPVEVIVVLDADCEPDLPADPAVRVVKTPGRVGPSLAKHHGIGAATGDVIALLDDDDVWRADKLAIQLAAAPAGEHWVVASRFRVHIDGRDPVVGPRTPITRTEPVAPYLFELRQTQGFNMVQTSTLVFPRALSTAVPMSVAAGSIHDDPKWLMEVRRMFPDLPIIQVTEPLVDIMWGAASLSRSGTDRSAELIEWGKRELAGESPRVRGDYMLTSAVGSALGAGSWRGVITAIVTGARFGKPGALAWASAAKSLLRLGRGRLRALAGR